A region from the Rhinoderma darwinii isolate aRhiDar2 chromosome 2, aRhiDar2.hap1, whole genome shotgun sequence genome encodes:
- the LOC142742260 gene encoding keratin, type II cytoskeletal cochleal-like — protein sequence MSRNQSFGSKSVSGSRNFSASSLGGGGGGGGGGGGGVRTSFSSATVCRTSGGGGGGGGSFGRSGGFGSRSLYSLGGNKRISISASAHGGGLGSSAGGGGGGGYGFGGGAGGGGLGFGGGAGGAGFGGGMGGGGMGGGGGYGGGGMGGGGGYGGGFGGPGGNFPDGGFGGPNFPVCPPGGIQQVTINQSLLAPLNLEIDPTIQKVRTEEREQIKTLNNKFATFIDKVRFLEQQNQVLKTKWSFLQEQGQKGGTKRSNIEPLFEAYISNLRRQLDSLLNDKTRLDGELRNMQDLVEDFKNKYEDEINKRTTAENEFVILKKDVDAAYMNKVELEIKTDLLTDEINFIRTLYDAEMSDIQGQISDTSVILSMDNNRSLDLDGLIAEVKAQYEEIAQKSRAEAEAAYAMKFQQLQETAGQHGSNLKSSKNEIAELNRMIQRLKAEIENVKKQCAILQSGITEAEERGELAIKDAQKKVDELQVALKKAKEDLAKQLRDYQELMNVKLALDIEIATYRTLLEGEECRMSGEITNPVNISVVSGSTSYNIGGGGGSGGGYGAGGGGYGAGGGGYGAGGGGYGAGGGGYGGGASGYGGGAGGYGGGAGGYGGGSGGYGGGSGGYGGGGIDYGAGGGSGFGGGYSIGGGGGGGGDYSVGGGGFSSSSRQGQGMTIISKTSSSSSSRKIN from the exons ATGAGTAGGAACCAGTCATTTGGTAGTAAGTCTGTGTCGGGTAGCAGGAACTTCTCAGCTTCTTCACTTGgaggaggtggtggtggtggtggtggtggtggtggtggagtaAGAACCAGCTTCAGTTCAGCTACTGTATGTAGAACTTCAGGGGGTGGtggaggtggtggtggtagtTTTGGACGTTCTGGCGGCTTTGGTTCTAGAAGCCTTTATTCCCTTGGGGGAAATAAAAGAATATCTATTAGTGCAAGTGCCCATGGTGGTGGTTTAGGCAGTAgtgctggtggtggtggtggtggtggctatGGGTTTGGTGGTGGAGCAGGTGGAGGTGGTTTAGGCTTTGGTGGAGGGGCTGGAGGAGCAGGATTTGGTGGTGGAATGGGAGGTGGTGGAATGGGAGGTGGAGGGGGATATGGTGGTGGTGGAATGGGAGGTGGAGGGGGATATGGTGGAGGATTTGGTGGACCTGGAGGAAACTTTCCAGATGGAGGTTTTGGTGGCCCAAATTTTCCTGTGTGCCCACCTGGTGGAATTCAACAAGTAACAATTAACCAAAGCTTGCTAGCACCTCTTAATTTGGAAATTGATCCAACTATTCAAAAAGTGAGAACAGAAGAAAGGGAGCAGATTAAGACCCTCAACAATAAATTTGCCACCTTTATTGACAAG GTCAGATTTTTGGAGCAACAAAATCAAGTTCTAAAGACAAAGTGGAGCTTCTTACAGGAGCAAGGACAAAAAGGTGGAACAAAAAGAAGCAACATTGAGCCTCTTTTTGAAGCTTACATCAGTAACCTGAGGCGACAGCTGGATTCATTACTTAACGACAAAACCCGTCTGGATGGAGAACTGAGGAACATGCAAGACCTTGTGGAAGATTTCAAGAACAA ATATGAGGATGAGATAAATAAGCGCACAACTGCTGAGAATGAATTTGTGATCCTCAAGAAG GACGTGGATGCTGCATACATGAACAAGGTGGAACTGGAAATCAAAACAGATCTTTTGACTGATGAGATCAACTTTATAAGAACACTTTATGATGCG GAGATGAGTGACATTCAAGGCCAGATCTCTGACACTTCAGTAATTCTTTCTATGGACAACAATAGATCTCTAGATCTTGATGGACTCATTGCTGAGGTTAAGGCTCAGTATGAAGAGATTGCACAGAAAAGCCGAGCCGAGGCTGAAGCTGCATATGCCATGAAG TTTCAGCAACTACAGGAGACAGCAGGTCAACATGGTAGCAATCTTAAAAGCAGCAAAAACGAGATAGCTGAGTTGAACCGTATGATTCAAAGATTGAAGGCTGAAATCGAAAACGTGAAGAAACAG TGTGCTATTCTGCAATCAGGGATCACAGAAGCTGAAGAACGTGGTGAGCTTGCTATAAAAGATGCCCAGAAGAAAGTTGATGAACTTCAGGTTGCCCTTAAAAAGGCAAAGGAAGATTTGGCTAAGCAGTTGCGTGACTACCAGGAGCTGATGAATGTGAAACTGGCCCTAGATATTGAGATTGCTACCTACAGAACACTGCTGGAAGGAGAAGAATGCAG GATGTCTGGAGAGATCACAAATCCTGTGAACATCT CTGTGGTCAGTGGTTCCACTTCATATAATATTGGAGGCGGAGGAGGATCAGGAGGTGGATATGGCGCTGGAGGAGGTGGATATGGCGCTGGAGGCGGTGGATATGGCGCTGGAGGCGGTGGATATGGAGCAGGCGGTGGTGGATATGGAGGAGGAGCTAGTGGATATGGAGGAGGAGCTGGTGGATATGGAGGAGGAGCTGGTGGATATGGAGGAGGATCTGGTGGATATGGAGGAGGATCTGGTGGATATGGAGGAGGTGGAATTGATTATGGGGCTGGTGGAGGTAGCGGATTTGGAGGAGGATATTCTATAggtggtggaggaggaggaggaggagattacaGTGTCGGAGGGGGTGGCTTTAGCTCTTCAAGCAGGCAAGGCCAAGGCATGACAATTATCTCCAAAACATCTTCTTCCTCATCaagcagaaaaataaattaa